The following are from one region of the Nicotiana tabacum cultivar K326 chromosome 3, ASM71507v2, whole genome shotgun sequence genome:
- the LOC142175537 gene encoding uncharacterized protein LOC142175537 gives MRLQMADRSIKRTVGIVDDVLVKVGEFHLPVDFVILDYAVDKEIPIILGIPFLATGRALMDSERNEIKFRVNDEEVTFQASKGMKLPHEYESISVIDVVDEVEDAV, from the coding sequence atgaggttgcaaatggctgATCGTTCCATAAAGAGAACAGTGGGAAttgttgatgatgttcttgtgaaAGTGGGGGAGTTCCATTTGCCCGTCGATTTTGTAATCCTTGATTATGCAGTTGACAAAGAGATACCTATTATCTTGGGGATACCATTTCTTGCTACAGGAAGAGCACTTATGGATTCGGAACGGAATGAGATCAAGTTCCGTGTGAATGATGAAGAGGTCACGTTTCAAGCAAGCAAGGGTATGAAACTGCCACATGAATATGAAAGCATAtcggtgattgatgttgttgatgaGGTGGAAGACGCAGTTTAA